A genome region from Hymenobacter tibetensis includes the following:
- a CDS encoding DUF4290 domain-containing protein, translated as MPLPSLHKHELLQREYGQSTFQLVQGLRDVEDKAERTRRATQIVQLIFRLQPSLRDQPDAQQRVWNHLYEMADEDLDIDAPFELQGLSQLNQQPKPIPYPKQAMKLKAYGKSVELMVEKALTLEDPTEREQATITIGRTMKFLYRSHNKENAKDVTILKHLKDLSGGQLTLDPAQVEAQGLFEFAGGGAPVVASGTGRAAFVVPQPRQDREGRRGNSGGNNRRDKQRRGGKKGRQEPQQPPQ; from the coding sequence ATGCCCTTACCTTCCCTTCATAAGCACGAGCTACTACAGCGCGAGTACGGCCAAAGCACCTTCCAACTGGTGCAGGGCCTGCGCGACGTAGAAGACAAAGCCGAGCGTACACGCCGTGCCACCCAGATTGTGCAGCTTATTTTCCGGCTGCAACCTTCCCTGCGCGACCAGCCCGATGCCCAGCAGCGCGTCTGGAACCATCTCTACGAAATGGCCGATGAGGACCTGGATATTGATGCGCCATTCGAGTTGCAAGGCTTGAGCCAGCTTAACCAGCAGCCCAAACCTATTCCTTACCCAAAGCAAGCCATGAAGCTGAAAGCGTATGGCAAGAGCGTGGAGCTAATGGTGGAAAAGGCGCTGACGCTGGAAGACCCCACGGAGCGTGAGCAGGCCACTATCACCATTGGCCGAACGATGAAGTTTCTATACCGTTCGCACAACAAGGAAAACGCCAAGGACGTCACTATTCTCAAGCACCTCAAAGACCTGTCCGGAGGACAATTGACCCTGGACCCGGCGCAGGTGGAAGCGCAAGGGCTCTTCGAGTTTGCCGGGGGCGGTGCTCCTGTAGTCGCAAGCGGTACTGGCCGGGCGGCTTTCGTGGTACCACAGCCGCGCCAAGACCGTGAAGGACGCCGCGGCAACAGCGGCGGCAATAACCGGCGCGACAAGCAGCGCCGCGGTGGCAAGAAAGGTCGCCAAGAACCCCAACAACCTCCTCAGTAA
- a CDS encoding ATP-dependent helicase — translation MDYLSLLNPSQAAAVMQIDGPCMIIAGAGSGKTRVLTYRIANLLEQGVDPFNILALTFTNKAAKEMRARIEKVVGGAAAKNLWMGTFHSIFARILRSEADKIGFPRSFTIYDTQDSKTLISQILKELELDDKLYKPGMVLGRISAAKNKLISVQQYLNDPVIRQDDEAALRPKIGVIYQQYANRCFKAGAMDFDDLLYQTNVLFKDHPDVLNKYQNLFRFVMVDEYQDTNYSQYLIARKLAAKERNICVVGDDAQSIYAFRGADIQNILNFEKDYPELQVFKLEQNYRSTKTIVKAANSVIKNNQAQLRKDVFSDNEEGPLIEVLKAASDNEEGKLVANSIFEDKMSHHLSYDDFAILYRTNAQSRAMEESLRKLNIRYKIVGGLSFYQRKEIKDLVAYLRLTVNPNDEQALRRVINYPKRGIGDTTIAKLINAAEESNHTIWEVVANADQFLPTRTANPIVDFAEKIKAYTAVAAKEDAFEAAKFIAKNSGMIEELYADKSIEGLSRYENIQELLNGVKAYTEDPEREDKTLGAFLQDIALVTDADTKDAQQEGEAVTMMTIHSAKGLEFRNVYIVGMEENLFPSQMMITSRADLEEERRLFYVAITRAEKKLTLSYATSRYQWGNLRSCEKSRFLDEIDPQFVDFKFAATPSAGPGESPFGHVFERRSNLLPTPARKTVAKGYTPPADFQPSDTSNLQTGQRVEHPKFGFGHVTKLETVSGSTKAIIEFEEVGEKTLLLSFAKLRVLG, via the coding sequence CTGGATTATCTTTCTCTTCTAAATCCCTCGCAGGCGGCTGCCGTGATGCAAATCGACGGCCCTTGCATGATTATAGCTGGCGCGGGCTCGGGTAAAACCCGGGTGCTTACTTACCGCATTGCCAACCTACTCGAACAGGGCGTTGACCCGTTCAACATTCTGGCCCTCACCTTCACCAACAAGGCCGCCAAGGAGATGCGCGCCCGGATAGAGAAGGTAGTAGGCGGAGCGGCAGCCAAAAACCTGTGGATGGGCACCTTCCACAGCATATTTGCCCGCATCCTGCGGTCCGAAGCCGACAAAATTGGCTTTCCCCGCTCCTTCACTATCTACGACACGCAGGACAGTAAAACGCTGATCAGCCAGATTCTAAAAGAGCTGGAACTCGACGACAAGCTGTACAAGCCTGGTATGGTGTTGGGCCGAATCTCGGCGGCTAAAAACAAGCTCATATCCGTTCAGCAGTACCTCAATGACCCGGTTATCCGCCAGGACGACGAGGCCGCGCTACGGCCCAAGATTGGCGTGATTTATCAGCAATACGCCAACCGCTGCTTCAAGGCAGGGGCTATGGACTTCGACGACCTGTTGTACCAAACCAACGTTCTGTTCAAGGACCATCCCGATGTGCTCAACAAGTACCAGAACTTATTCCGGTTTGTGATGGTGGACGAGTACCAGGACACCAACTACTCGCAGTATTTGATTGCGCGCAAGTTGGCGGCCAAAGAGCGCAACATCTGCGTAGTAGGCGACGATGCGCAAAGTATCTACGCGTTCCGGGGCGCTGATATTCAGAATATTCTCAATTTCGAGAAGGACTACCCGGAGTTGCAAGTATTCAAGCTAGAGCAAAACTACCGCTCTACCAAGACGATTGTAAAGGCGGCCAACTCGGTTATCAAAAACAACCAAGCTCAGCTGCGCAAAGACGTATTTTCCGACAACGAGGAAGGGCCACTGATTGAGGTACTGAAGGCGGCGTCGGACAATGAGGAAGGCAAGCTCGTAGCCAATTCCATCTTCGAGGACAAGATGAGCCATCATCTATCCTACGATGACTTTGCCATTCTGTACCGCACCAACGCCCAGAGCCGGGCCATGGAAGAATCGTTGCGCAAGCTCAACATCCGCTACAAGATTGTGGGTGGCTTGAGCTTCTACCAGCGCAAAGAAATCAAGGACCTGGTAGCCTACCTGCGCCTCACGGTGAACCCCAACGACGAGCAGGCGCTCCGCCGCGTTATCAACTACCCCAAGCGCGGCATCGGTGATACAACCATTGCCAAGCTCATCAACGCTGCCGAGGAAAGCAACCACACCATTTGGGAAGTGGTAGCCAACGCCGACCAGTTCCTTCCCACTCGCACGGCCAACCCGATAGTAGACTTCGCCGAGAAGATCAAGGCCTATACCGCCGTAGCAGCCAAAGAAGATGCCTTTGAAGCGGCCAAGTTCATTGCCAAGAACTCGGGCATGATCGAGGAACTATACGCCGATAAAAGCATCGAAGGTCTTTCCCGCTACGAGAACATCCAAGAATTGCTGAACGGCGTGAAAGCCTACACCGAGGACCCGGAACGCGAAGACAAAACGCTGGGCGCCTTCTTACAGGATATTGCCCTCGTGACGGACGCTGACACCAAAGACGCGCAGCAGGAAGGCGAAGCCGTGACTATGATGACGATTCACTCGGCCAAGGGCTTGGAGTTTCGCAACGTGTACATTGTGGGGATGGAGGAAAACCTATTTCCTTCGCAGATGATGATAACGTCGCGGGCGGATCTGGAAGAGGAACGCCGGCTGTTTTACGTAGCCATCACGCGGGCCGAAAAGAAGCTCACCCTGAGCTACGCCACGTCCCGCTACCAGTGGGGCAACTTGCGCAGCTGCGAGAAAAGCCGGTTTCTCGATGAAATCGACCCGCAATTCGTAGACTTCAAGTTTGCGGCTACCCCGAGTGCCGGCCCCGGCGAGTCACCATTCGGGCATGTGTTCGAGCGGCGCAGCAACCTCTTACCCACGCCGGCGCGTAAGACAGTTGCCAAAGGCTATACTCCCCCGGCAGACTTTCAGCCCTCCGATACCAGCAATTTGCAAACTGGGCAACGGGTGGAGCACCCCAAGTTCGGTTTTGGCCACGTAACGAAGCTGGAAACCGTTTCGGGCTCCACCAAAGCCATTATCGAGTTCGAAGAAGTCGGCGAGAAGACGTTATTGCTGAGTTTTGCGAAATTGCGGGTGCTTGGCTGA
- a CDS encoding glycosyltransferase family 4 protein has translation MNPPESAVASVAASAAKFPLSLLCLSASWGGLELNTVRFAEWMHRRGWPVQVITLPDSPIAVRAEALALPVVCLTNRWKALDVPAAGQLARVMLAYGTRVLIVTRNGDLGLAVLCKKVHMPTLKLVYQQHMQLGLAKRGLIHTVRYNAVDAWLSPLPGLARQVLEKTRFSAERLHVVPLGIELEKFADPTLTRTRARQQLHLQLPTGAVLLGVIGRFDDGKGQDFVVEELAVLRRKHPTVPLHLLLVGESTRNEGNAYREAVLRRIQELGLTEVVHIREFTSQPEVAYRALDISITGSTNETYGMVTIEAMAAGLPVVATATGGTLEIVDDGRTGLLFPLRDAGAFEAAIGRLLMAPELRQLLAKQAQAVSLATYSHHRQCQLTEEVLFRLQ, from the coding sequence GTGAATCCCCCTGAGTCTGCCGTTGCTTCCGTTGCCGCTTCTGCCGCGAAGTTTCCGTTGTCGTTGCTGTGCTTGTCGGCGAGTTGGGGCGGGCTAGAACTGAACACCGTGCGCTTCGCCGAGTGGATGCACCGCCGCGGTTGGCCCGTGCAGGTGATTACGCTGCCTGATTCCCCTATAGCCGTTCGAGCCGAAGCACTTGCCTTGCCAGTGGTTTGCCTCACTAACCGTTGGAAAGCCTTGGATGTTCCCGCTGCTGGTCAGCTGGCTCGCGTTATGCTAGCCTATGGTACACGGGTGCTTATCGTCACTAGGAACGGAGATTTGGGGCTGGCAGTGCTCTGCAAAAAGGTGCACATGCCTACGCTGAAGCTGGTATATCAGCAGCATATGCAGCTAGGCTTGGCAAAGCGTGGCCTTATCCACACGGTGCGCTACAATGCCGTAGACGCGTGGCTTTCCCCGTTGCCCGGCCTGGCACGACAGGTGTTGGAGAAAACTCGATTCAGCGCCGAGCGCCTGCACGTGGTACCGCTAGGCATAGAGCTAGAGAAGTTTGCTGATCCGACGCTAACCCGCACACGTGCTCGGCAACAATTGCATCTACAACTGCCTACGGGTGCCGTGTTGCTGGGTGTTATCGGCCGGTTTGATGATGGCAAGGGCCAGGATTTTGTGGTCGAGGAATTGGCCGTTTTGCGCAGAAAGCACCCAACTGTTCCCTTACACCTGCTGTTAGTGGGCGAGTCGACGCGCAACGAGGGCAATGCCTACCGGGAAGCAGTACTACGCCGGATACAGGAATTGGGCTTGACTGAGGTGGTGCACATTCGGGAATTCACGTCGCAGCCGGAAGTAGCGTACCGCGCCCTCGATATATCCATCACCGGCTCCACCAACGAAACCTACGGCATGGTCACAATTGAAGCCATGGCCGCAGGGCTGCCAGTGGTAGCTACCGCCACCGGCGGCACCCTGGAAATAGTGGACGATGGCCGCACGGGCCTGTTGTTCCCCCTGCGCGACGCCGGTGCGTTCGAGGCTGCCATTGGCCGGTTGTTGATGGCACCGGAGTTACGGCAACTGTTGGCTAAACAGGCGCAGGCCGTTTCGTTGGCTACGTATTCGCATCATCGGCAGTGCCAGCTGACCGAAGAGGTGCTGTTCAGGCTACAGTAA
- a CDS encoding DUF3109 family protein encodes MIIIQNTVISDDIRDNFFVCNLEACKGACCVEGDLGAPLEEDELKILEAEYQHIKPFLTEAGQQAIEQQGLYIKDWEGDYSTTTINDRECAYALYDERGILKCGIEQAYLAGATSFKKPVSCHLYPIRITKYEGFEALNYDRWGICNPACSFGANLGMRVYQFLKEPLVRKYGEEWYGELVQEIETNNPSAKA; translated from the coding sequence ATGATCATCATTCAAAACACTGTCATCTCTGATGACATTCGGGACAACTTTTTCGTTTGCAACCTGGAAGCTTGCAAAGGCGCCTGCTGCGTGGAAGGCGACTTAGGCGCACCCCTGGAGGAAGACGAGCTAAAGATTCTCGAAGCGGAATATCAGCACATCAAGCCCTTCCTTACCGAAGCCGGCCAGCAGGCCATCGAGCAGCAGGGCCTCTACATCAAGGATTGGGAAGGCGACTATAGCACCACTACCATCAACGACCGGGAGTGCGCTTATGCATTGTATGACGAGCGAGGCATTCTGAAGTGTGGTATTGAGCAGGCTTATCTAGCGGGTGCTACCAGCTTCAAGAAGCCCGTCAGCTGCCACTTATACCCCATCCGCATTACCAAGTACGAAGGCTTCGAAGCCCTGAACTACGACCGGTGGGGCATTTGCAACCCAGCTTGCTCGTTCGGCGCCAACTTGGGCATGCGGGTGTATCAGTTTCTGAAGGAGCCGCTGGTTCGCAAGTACGGGGAGGAGTGGTACGGCGAGTTGGTGCAAGAGATTGAGACCAACAACCCATCCGCCAAAGCATAA
- the accC gene encoding acetyl-CoA carboxylase biotin carboxylase subunit has product MFKKILIANRGEIALRIIRTCKEMGIKTVAVYSTADKESLHVRFADEAVCIGPPPSSQSYLSIPTLIAAAEITNADAIHPGYGFLSENAEFSRVCQENGIKFIGATPEMINQMGDKASAKATMIKAGVPCIPGSVGLLESVEQGKKVAAKIKYPVILKATAGGGGRGMRIIPTEDDFEKAWNDARTEAKAAFGNDGVYLEKFVEEPRHIEIQVCGDQYGRVCHLSERDCSIQRRHQKLVEEAPSPFMTEELRERMGSAAVAGASAIGYEGVGTIEFLVDKNRDFYFMEMNTRIQVEHPVTEEIVNYDLIKEQIKVAAGIPISGHNYYPKMHAMECRINAEDPTKDFRPSPGKITTLHIPGGHGVRVDTHVYAGYTIPSNYDSMIAKLITVAQTRQECIVKMKRALSEFVVEGVKTTIPFHLALMDNKNFQDGDFTTKFLETSFDFSEL; this is encoded by the coding sequence ATGTTCAAAAAAATACTGATTGCCAACCGGGGTGAAATTGCGCTGCGCATCATCCGGACCTGCAAGGAAATGGGGATTAAAACGGTGGCTGTTTATTCCACCGCCGACAAAGAAAGTTTGCACGTACGCTTTGCTGATGAGGCCGTGTGCATCGGGCCTCCTCCGTCCTCACAATCGTACCTCAGCATTCCCACGCTGATAGCCGCAGCGGAAATAACCAACGCCGATGCTATCCATCCGGGCTACGGTTTTTTGAGTGAAAACGCGGAGTTTTCGCGCGTGTGCCAGGAAAACGGCATCAAGTTCATTGGTGCTACGCCCGAGATGATCAACCAAATGGGTGACAAAGCTTCCGCCAAAGCCACCATGATCAAGGCGGGTGTACCGTGCATTCCAGGTTCAGTGGGACTGCTGGAATCAGTGGAGCAAGGCAAGAAAGTAGCGGCCAAAATCAAGTACCCCGTCATTCTGAAGGCTACGGCTGGCGGTGGCGGACGTGGTATGCGTATCATCCCTACCGAAGACGACTTCGAAAAAGCTTGGAATGATGCTCGTACGGAAGCCAAAGCAGCCTTCGGCAACGACGGTGTGTACCTGGAAAAGTTTGTAGAGGAGCCGCGTCACATCGAGATACAGGTGTGCGGCGACCAATATGGCCGCGTTTGCCACCTCTCGGAGCGTGACTGCTCGATTCAGCGCCGCCACCAAAAGCTGGTGGAAGAAGCACCTTCCCCCTTCATGACCGAGGAACTGCGCGAACGGATGGGCTCTGCTGCCGTAGCTGGAGCTTCTGCCATCGGTTACGAGGGTGTGGGTACCATCGAGTTCCTAGTCGACAAAAACCGTGACTTCTACTTCATGGAGATGAACACCCGCATTCAGGTGGAACACCCCGTGACCGAGGAGATTGTAAACTATGACCTCATCAAGGAGCAGATAAAAGTGGCAGCCGGCATCCCGATTTCTGGCCACAACTATTACCCCAAGATGCACGCCATGGAGTGCCGCATCAACGCCGAAGATCCAACCAAGGATTTCCGACCCTCCCCTGGCAAAATCACCACGCTCCACATCCCCGGCGGCCACGGCGTTCGGGTTGATACGCACGTGTACGCGGGCTATACCATCCCATCGAACTATGATTCGATGATAGCCAAGCTCATTACCGTAGCGCAAACCCGCCAGGAATGCATTGTAAAAATGAAGCGGGCGTTGAGTGAGTTTGTAGTGGAAGGCGTGAAAACGACTATCCCATTCCACTTGGCGCTCATGGATAACAAGAACTTCCAGGACGGCGACTTCACGACTAAATTTTTGGAGACGTCATTTGACTTTTCAGAGTTGTAA
- the accB gene encoding acetyl-CoA carboxylase biotin carboxyl carrier protein, producing MKAKELQELIDFIAKSGLNKVNIETEEFKISVQREPSYKPVVSMSSSAAPAPAAAPAAPAAAPAPAPATPAAPAAAAPAADNYVPLKAPMIGTFYRSSSPDTPAFVQVGDLVEKGQVICIIEAMKLFNEIEAEASGRIVKAMVENASPVEYDQPLFLIEPM from the coding sequence ATGAAAGCCAAGGAACTCCAGGAACTCATCGACTTCATTGCGAAGTCGGGCCTCAACAAAGTCAACATCGAAACGGAGGAGTTTAAAATCTCCGTGCAGCGCGAACCCAGCTACAAGCCGGTGGTTAGCATGTCGTCTTCGGCAGCTCCTGCTCCCGCCGCGGCTCCGGCAGCACCAGCGGCAGCTCCCGCTCCCGCCCCAGCAACGCCGGCCGCGCCAGCCGCCGCTGCGCCAGCCGCCGATAATTACGTGCCCCTGAAGGCTCCCATGATTGGCACCTTCTACCGCAGCAGCAGCCCTGATACGCCGGCTTTCGTGCAGGTAGGTGATTTGGTGGAGAAAGGCCAGGTGATTTGTATCATCGAAGCCATGAAACTGTTCAACGAAATAGAGGCCGAAGCATCAGGACGCATTGTAAAGGCGATGGTGGAAAATGCCTCGCCAGTGGAATACGATCAGCCTTTGTTCCTGATTGAGCCGATGTAA
- the efp gene encoding elongation factor P codes for MATTADFRNGLVLNYNGELHVITEFQHVKPGKGPAFVRTKLRNIKTGKVLDNTFNAGVKVETARVEQRPHQYLFKDDYGFTFMDNATFEQVVLPEAMVPFADLMKEGQEATILFHAETEQPLTAELPTTVELMVTYTEPGLKGDTATNTLKPAIVETGARIQVPLFIDTDTKIRVKTSDYSYVERVK; via the coding sequence ATGGCTACTACCGCAGATTTCCGCAACGGCCTCGTGCTGAACTACAACGGCGAGTTGCACGTCATCACCGAGTTTCAGCACGTGAAACCTGGTAAAGGTCCCGCCTTCGTGCGCACCAAGCTTCGCAACATCAAAACCGGCAAAGTGCTCGACAACACTTTCAACGCCGGGGTGAAAGTGGAAACAGCTCGCGTAGAGCAGCGCCCGCATCAGTACCTATTCAAGGATGATTACGGCTTTACCTTCATGGATAATGCTACCTTCGAGCAAGTGGTACTGCCCGAGGCCATGGTACCCTTCGCTGACTTGATGAAAGAAGGCCAGGAAGCTACCATCCTGTTTCATGCCGAAACCGAGCAGCCGCTCACCGCTGAACTGCCTACCACTGTCGAGCTGATGGTGACCTATACCGAGCCTGGTTTGAAAGGAGACACGGCTACCAACACGCTCAAGCCTGCCATCGTTGAGACCGGGGCCCGGATTCAGGTGCCGCTGTTCATCGACACTGATACTAAAATTCGCGTCAAGACCAGCGACTACTCCTATGTCGAAAGAGTCAAGTAA
- a CDS encoding beta-ketoacyl-ACP synthase III has product MKITAAITGVGSYVPDYVLTNQELEKMVDTTDEWITTRTGIKERRILKGENQGTSVMGTKAVQQLLAKTGTKPEEIDLLICSTTTPDLVFPATANIISAAAGITQAFSFDMQAACSGFLFALATGAQYIQTGTYKKVVVVGADKMSAIVDYTDRANCIIFGDGAGAVLLEPSTEGYGLLDQVLRTDGTGEQYLYQKAGGSRRPPSSETVANREHFIHQEGATVFKFAVTNMANVAAQVMERNHLTNDDVAWLVPHQANKRIIDATAHRMGVGPEKVMLNIQRYGNTTNATIPLCLADYESQLHQGDNLVLAAFGGGFTWGSIYLKWAYDPKPGPAIS; this is encoded by the coding sequence ATGAAAATTACCGCTGCTATTACCGGAGTGGGTTCTTATGTGCCCGACTACGTGCTCACGAACCAAGAACTCGAGAAGATGGTGGATACCACTGACGAGTGGATCACGACTCGCACGGGCATTAAGGAGCGTCGCATTTTAAAAGGCGAAAACCAGGGCACTTCGGTAATGGGCACCAAGGCAGTGCAGCAGCTGCTTGCTAAAACGGGTACCAAGCCCGAGGAAATCGACTTGCTGATTTGCTCGACTACCACTCCTGACCTCGTCTTCCCTGCTACGGCTAACATTATTTCGGCAGCAGCGGGCATTACCCAGGCATTCAGCTTTGATATGCAAGCCGCTTGCTCCGGCTTCTTGTTTGCGCTGGCAACCGGCGCACAATACATCCAAACGGGTACCTACAAGAAAGTAGTGGTGGTAGGAGCCGATAAAATGTCGGCTATTGTTGACTACACTGACCGTGCGAATTGCATCATCTTCGGTGATGGGGCTGGTGCAGTATTGCTTGAGCCGAGCACCGAAGGCTACGGCCTGCTCGACCAAGTACTTCGTACCGATGGTACCGGCGAGCAGTACCTCTACCAGAAAGCGGGGGGCAGCCGCCGGCCGCCATCTAGCGAGACAGTAGCCAACCGGGAGCATTTCATCCACCAGGAAGGCGCTACGGTATTCAAGTTCGCCGTGACCAACATGGCCAACGTAGCTGCGCAGGTGATGGAACGCAACCATTTGACCAATGACGACGTGGCCTGGCTGGTCCCTCACCAAGCCAACAAGCGCATTATTGATGCTACGGCCCATCGGATGGGCGTGGGCCCAGAAAAGGTGATGCTTAATATTCAGCGCTACGGCAACACCACCAATGCTACCATTCCGCTGTGCCTTGCCGATTACGAATCGCAACTACACCAAGGCGACAACCTAGTTTTAGCGGCTTTCGGCGGTGGGTTCACCTGGGGTTCTATCTACCTCAAATGGGCCTATGACCCCAAGCCTGGACCGGCCATTAGTTAA
- the plsX gene encoding phosphate acyltransferase PlsX gives MKIALDAMGGDFAPQAAVDGAVLAAQQLAGKAQIVLIGQEAAVRPLLDQHGEAATSLALVPASQVIEMGEHPAKAYQQKQDSSIAVGYRLLHTGEVDAFCSAGNTGAMLVGAMFSVKPVPGVLRPAIANFVPKLHGGMGILLDVGANAECKPEMLEQFGELGSLYAQYVLGISNPKVGLMNLGEEEGKGTTLTQAVHQLLKVNPHLNFIGNIEGRDLFNEKADVIVCDGYTGNVMLKMAESIYEIMAEKQMRDAFFDKFNYEAVGGSPILGINDNAIIGHGVSTPLAICNMLLQGYQMAQSGISDQIKNTFKS, from the coding sequence ATGAAGATAGCCCTGGACGCTATGGGGGGCGATTTTGCGCCCCAGGCCGCCGTAGATGGTGCGGTACTGGCCGCGCAACAACTAGCCGGCAAGGCCCAGATTGTGCTTATCGGCCAAGAAGCAGCCGTTCGCCCCCTCCTAGATCAGCATGGCGAAGCCGCCACTAGTCTTGCGCTAGTACCTGCCTCTCAAGTAATTGAGATGGGGGAGCACCCGGCCAAAGCGTATCAGCAAAAACAGGATTCCAGTATTGCTGTGGGCTACCGCCTGCTACACACTGGCGAGGTTGATGCCTTTTGTTCGGCAGGCAACACGGGTGCCATGCTGGTAGGCGCTATGTTTAGCGTCAAGCCCGTGCCCGGCGTATTACGCCCTGCTATTGCCAACTTTGTTCCGAAGCTGCACGGCGGTATGGGCATCCTGCTCGACGTAGGAGCCAATGCGGAATGCAAACCTGAAATGCTGGAGCAATTCGGTGAGTTAGGTTCTTTGTACGCCCAGTACGTGCTAGGCATCAGCAACCCCAAAGTGGGCTTGATGAATTTGGGCGAAGAAGAAGGCAAGGGTACTACCCTCACCCAAGCAGTACATCAATTGCTGAAAGTAAACCCTCACCTCAATTTCATCGGCAATATTGAAGGGCGCGACCTTTTCAATGAAAAAGCAGATGTTATTGTCTGTGACGGTTACACCGGTAACGTGATGCTGAAAATGGCCGAATCTATCTACGAGATTATGGCCGAAAAACAGATGCGTGACGCCTTTTTCGACAAGTTCAACTACGAGGCTGTTGGGGGCTCTCCTATTTTGGGTATCAACGATAATGCCATTATTGGCCACGGCGTTAGTACTCCTTTGGCCATCTGCAACATGTTGCTCCAAGGATACCAAATGGCGCAGTCTGGCATCTCCGATCAGATAAAAAATACCTTCAAGTCTTAG
- the rpmF gene encoding 50S ribosomal protein L32 — protein MAHPKRRQSSTRRDKRRTHDKLTPKAVTLCQNTGELHLRHKAYVVDGDLYLHGKVAIKGYAPVAAPAAAADTDEE, from the coding sequence ATGGCACATCCTAAGAGACGCCAATCCTCGACTCGCCGCGACAAGCGTCGCACCCACGACAAGCTAACCCCAAAGGCAGTTACGCTTTGCCAAAACACTGGTGAGCTGCACCTCCGCCACAAGGCGTACGTGGTAGATGGCGACCTATATTTGCACGGTAAAGTAGCCATCAAGGGCTACGCTCCGGTAGCAGCTCCTGCCGCCGCTGCCGATACCGACGAAGAATAG
- a CDS encoding YceD family protein translates to MKKNVKYDLAIAKLADKTHQFAFELDREFFEQFEQQLIPDGKLHADVTLIKTDRLLTLNFDISGTVRLTCDRSLDEYDQEVDVHEQLLVRYGDREIELDDNVLQITPDTQILPLAQHLFDYIGLALPMKKLHPRFQNEPDENPESETKLIFTTRQPGDDEDDDEGTDPRWNALRNLN, encoded by the coding sequence GTGAAGAAGAACGTTAAATACGACTTGGCTATTGCCAAACTAGCCGACAAAACGCACCAGTTTGCGTTCGAGCTAGATCGTGAGTTTTTCGAGCAGTTCGAGCAGCAACTCATTCCCGATGGCAAGCTCCACGCGGACGTGACACTGATCAAAACAGACCGCTTGCTCACACTGAACTTCGACATTTCGGGTACCGTACGCCTCACCTGCGACCGGAGCCTAGACGAATACGACCAGGAAGTGGACGTGCACGAGCAGCTATTGGTACGCTACGGCGACCGGGAAATAGAACTCGACGACAATGTGCTGCAAATCACTCCCGACACGCAGATCCTTCCTCTGGCGCAGCACCTGTTCGATTACATCGGGTTGGCCCTGCCCATGAAGAAGCTGCACCCGCGCTTCCAGAACGAGCCCGACGAAAACCCGGAATCAGAAACCAAACTCATCTTCACCACTCGCCAACCCGGGGACGATGAAGATGACGACGAGGGAACCGACCCGCGCTGGAATGCGCTGCGCAACCTCAACTAA
- a CDS encoding helix-turn-helix domain-containing protein has translation MILQTPSDYRTALRRMDALVAAGFEGNAVLEAEFRELIVALDTYEDKLGLLPIPNLPTSLADMIELKRQQMRLKQKDLAQLLEVPAGRLSQILSGKRRVTLDLAKRLYERLGIPPEFILKNA, from the coding sequence ATGATTCTTCAAACTCCTTCTGACTACCGCACGGCGTTGCGCCGCATGGATGCGCTGGTAGCCGCTGGTTTTGAGGGCAACGCTGTGTTGGAGGCTGAATTCCGGGAGTTGATTGTTGCCCTCGATACTTACGAGGACAAGCTAGGCTTGCTACCCATACCCAACTTACCCACCTCCCTGGCGGATATGATTGAGTTGAAGCGTCAGCAAATGCGCCTCAAGCAAAAAGACTTGGCGCAACTGCTAGAAGTACCAGCCGGGCGCCTGTCGCAGATCCTCAGTGGCAAACGCCGCGTTACGCTGGACTTAGCCAAACGCTTGTACGAGCGGCTAGGTATTCCCCCAGAATTCATTTTGAAAAACGCCTAA